A window from Acipenser ruthenus chromosome 36, fAciRut3.2 maternal haplotype, whole genome shotgun sequence encodes these proteins:
- the LOC131706575 gene encoding salivary glue protein Sgs-3-like — MNNRKVLIPLSLLSLLSLIADCSAQDHVAVSGSAGGRAVLPCSYTPTRGQDVAVTWHAYPDQSSVLLIDSETSAPIPAQWSGRVKLSDEVSSGNASLLISELRLEDTRDYTCTVQINGKCVTYRNIKLTVQEPPKRDSTTSRTTTTTTPTTRPSTTPTTRPSATPTTRPSTTLTTRPSATTTTRPSTTPTTRPSATPTTRPSTTLTTRPSATTTTRPSTTTTTRPSTTPTTRPSATPTTRPSATLAILSAVAVSAVIGIIGAAVFVILKYKRRAADANGNNQNAGDQNASSDLVTYAVIDHTRQPGGAPVRSGVSAVDNTEYATVQIHR; from the exons GTGCTTATTCCATTGAGTTTattgtctcttctctctcttatAGCAGATTGCTCTGCACAAGACCATGTTGCTGTCTCTGGCTCAGCTGGGGGGAGAGCAGTGCTGCCCTGTTCTTACACCCCCACCCGTGGGCAGGATGTAGCAGTCACATGGCATGCATATCCAGATCAGAGTTCAGTTCTATTAATTGACTCAGAGACCTCAGCACCCATCCCTGCGCAGTGGAGCGGCCGAGTGAAACTGTCTGATGAAGTCTCCTCTGGAAACGCCTCTCTGCTAATCTCTGAGCTCAGACTGGAGGACACTCGGGATTACACGTGTACAGTGCAGATCAATGGGAAATGTGTCACTTACAGGAATATTAAACTGACAGTTCAAG AACCTCCAAAGAGAGATTCAACTACTTCAAGAACAACAACGACcacaaccccgacaactagaccatcaacaaccccgacaactagaccatcagcaaccccgacaactagaccatcaacAACCctgacaactagaccatcagcaaccacgacaactagaccatcaacaaccccgacaactagaccatcagcaaccccgacaactagaccatcaacAACCctgacaactagaccatcagcaaccacgacaactagaccatcaacaaccacgacaactagaccatcaacaaccccgacaactagaccatcagcaactccgacaactagaccatcagcaactcTCGCTATCCTCTCTGCAGTAGCCGTCTCTGCTGTCATCGGCATCATAGGTGCTGCAGTCTTTGtcattttaaagtacaaaagGAGAGCAG CGGATGCTAATGGGAATAACCAGAATGCTGGAGATCAGAATGCG AGCTCAGACTTGGTTACCTACGCTGTAATCGATCACACGAGACAGCCGGGAGGAGCCCCAGTCCGGTCAGGGGTCAGTGCTGTGGACAATACGGAGTACGCCACTGTCCAGATCCACAGATAG